Genomic DNA from Planctomycetaceae bacterium:
CTGAACCTGCCGTCGAGGATGAAGATCATGCCCCCGCCGCTGACTGCTTCGTAGCGATGTAGTGAAGACTTTCAGGGCGCTGCCCTTGATAATAAAGCACTTACGTCGCCAACTGCGGAAGTTGGGCTACAGCCGCCCGGTGCTGGGCAGGCTTCGGGCGGCGGCTTCGCCGATGATGCTGATCGACCTGCTGGCGATCCTGCCGTTCTACCTGCCTTTCATCGATGCGGACCTGCGTTTCCTGCGATCGTTGCGGCTGCTGCGGATCTTCCGTCTGGCGAAGATCGCGCGGTACTCCAATGCCCTTCAAACGCTCGGGCGCGTGCTGGGGAACCACAAGGTCGAACTGGCGGCCACGGGCTTCGTGATGCTTATTCTGCTGATCCTCTCCTCAACGCTGATGTACTACGCCGAGAACGACGCGCAGCCGCAGGCGTTTTCCAGCGTCCCGGCCTCGATGTGGTGGGCCGTGGCCACGATGACCACGGTCGGGTACGGCGACATGTGCCCGGTGACACCGTTGGGCAAGGTGCTGGGCTCGTTCATCGCGATCCTGGGCATAGGATGTTCGCCATCCCAACAGGCATTTTCGCCGGGGGCTTCGCCGCCGAAATGCGCAAACGCCGCAAGCCTCCCATCTGCCCGCATTGCGGCAAAGAACTGAAATCGCCTGCAGAGGCCCACGTTGAAGAGGACGCTTAACCGCAGACGCTTAGCAGACCGAGTATCTCTGCCGGAGGTAGCCGATCCAGTCTTGCCAGAACGAGCTTTGGTCGACCGATTGCTCAAGAGCATTCAGCAAGTCTTCCAGGGGAATAAACTGCATTGAGGCCGGATTAGTCAGCAGACTGCGGAACGCATCGATGGTCTGGCCGCCTTTGAGCAAGGCCTCGTTATTCCTGGAGGCACAGACGGCGAAGGTCGCTTCCTGAAGCGATCGATGGCGCGCCTCGGCGTGTACCAGCGTGTGATTCACCCAGAGCTGCCACATCCCGCCGCCGAAGGGGCATGGGCTCTCGCCTCGCAGCACCTCGGCTTGGAGCGTACCCGCCTGACGGCTGCGATCCCAGTACCGGTAGCCTTTCCTGGCCGCGTACAGGCAGCCGCTGAAATCGCGGCCGGGACAGGTTCCCTCGGGGCATGTGGCGCCGGCGGTCTTTTTGCGAAAACCGCAGGTGCTGAATTCCTCTTCGACGAACTTCGTCTCGATGGCCAGCAGCCCCCCGCCGCCGGCCGTGTCATATTCAACCAGCACATCACAGTCCACGCCGCCGAGGGCGCTCTGGTCGCCCAGCATGTCGTTGGACGGCGTGTACTCCAGATGAATCTGCCGCACGTGCTGGATGGT
This window encodes:
- a CDS encoding ion transporter; its protein translation is MIIKHLRRQLRKLGYSRPVLGRLRAAASPMMLIDLLAILPFYLPFIDADLRFLRSLRLLRIFRLAKIARYSNALQTLGRVLGNHKVELAATGFVMLILLILSSTLMYYAENDAQPQAFSSVPASMWWAVATMTTVGYGDMCPVTPLGKVLGSFIAILGIGCSPSQQAFSPGASPPKCANAASLPSARIAAKN